In Mercenaria mercenaria strain notata chromosome 13, MADL_Memer_1, whole genome shotgun sequence, a single window of DNA contains:
- the LOC123528782 gene encoding uncharacterized protein LOC123528782 isoform X2 has product MLQSLVKPQIGRTVYYVCMEISAGQLYARDKLYYVSEPTEEVDHVTSGEQCSARAGRLLQANTTVSNASSVIKELNLTANRSYWLEGSVPTYLSTNSCLLLSNAATIMAVGCQQRHNYICEIDMSFLYTISATRSTDYRMIHSSSTNSGISDHTSGFQLQTSYMYHYKPSITDIDRHVSDSLSYRTISSTKFLPVSTEEHILHSPTPTYRSVSPTASQTQPVVDLHTSTPMTNQHTASLNAQTLVSGNPNYTQLICNRYCSSLDISELLHMIRNRSTAGAVHSNTYIMNDSLAVNAKETGKARRRLTSAMDSRTSSRAIGGLAVFIIILVPVCVILMDLPLLIKLWTCFKSRH; this is encoded by the exons ATGTTACAAAGTCTTGTGAAACCCCAAATAGGACGGACAG TTTACTACGTGTGTATGGAAATATCAGCGGGACAACTCTATGCACGTGACAAACTGTACTATGTAAGTGAGCCCACAGAGGAAGTCGATCACGTGACATCTGGAGAACAATGCAGTGCACGTGCTGGAAGGCTGCTACAGGCAAACACTACAGTATCTAATGCTTCATCAGTAATCAAAGAATTGAACCTTACTGCTAATAGATCATACTGGTTAGAAG gtagcgTCCCGACATACTTAAGCACAAACTCCTGTCTTCTGCTATCCAACGCGGCTACCATTATGGCGGTCGGATGCCAACAAAGACATAACTACATCTGTGAAATAGACATGTCGTTTTTATACACCATTTCGGCAACCAGATCTACAGACTATAGAATGATCCATTCATCTAGTACCAACTCCGGCATTTCTGACCATACGTCTGGTTTCCAACTTCAGACGTCGTACATGTATCATTACAAACCGAGTATTACTGACATTGACCGGCATGTCAGTGATTCGCTATCTTACCGTACTATTTCTTCGACAAAGTTCCTTCCTGTTTCTACGGAAGAACACATTTTACATTCACCGACCCCAACTTACAGAAGTGTTTCACCGACAGCCAGCCAGACGCAGCCCGTTGTTGACTTACATACAAGCACGCCCATGACCAATCAACACACAGCAAGTTTAAACGCTCAAACTTTAGTTTCAGGGAACCCAAACTATACACAACTCATATGTAACAGATATTGTTCTTCCCTGGACATCTCCGAGCTTCTTCACATGATCAGGAATAGATCTACCGCAGGGGCTGTTCACAGCAATACATATATAATGAATGACTCCTTGGCTGTGAACGCCAAGGAGACCGGTAAAGCCAGACGGAGACTTACCAGTGCCATGGATTCGCGGACCTCATCAAGGGCCATCGGAGGGTTGGCAGTGTTTATAATCATATTAGTACCTGTATGTGTCATTTTGATGGATCTACCGTTACTTATAAAGCTTTGGACTTGTTTCAAATCAAGACATTAA
- the LOC123528782 gene encoding uncharacterized protein LOC123528782 isoform X1, translating into MRNTTYSSHSYSRHNMLPTCYNHFNFVRSQEGHLLRKEAEYVTKSCETPNRTDRSTLWNIFQTDSKNVVYYVCMEISAGQLYARDKLYYVSEPTEEVDHVTSGEQCSARAGRLLQANTTVSNASSVIKELNLTANRSYWLEGSVPTYLSTNSCLLLSNAATIMAVGCQQRHNYICEIDMSFLYTISATRSTDYRMIHSSSTNSGISDHTSGFQLQTSYMYHYKPSITDIDRHVSDSLSYRTISSTKFLPVSTEEHILHSPTPTYRSVSPTASQTQPVVDLHTSTPMTNQHTASLNAQTLVSGNPNYTQLICNRYCSSLDISELLHMIRNRSTAGAVHSNTYIMNDSLAVNAKETGKARRRLTSAMDSRTSSRAIGGLAVFIIILVPVCVILMDLPLLIKLWTCFKSRH; encoded by the exons ATGCGGAACACTACTTATAGTAGTCATAGCTATAGCAGACACAACATGCTACCGACCTGTTACAATCATTTCAATTTCGTCAG GAGTCAGGAAGGTCATTTACTTAGGAAAGAGGCAGAATATGTTACAAAGTCTTGTGAAACCCCAAATAGGACGGACAG gtcaacactatggaacatcttccaaactgacagcaaAAATGTGG TTTACTACGTGTGTATGGAAATATCAGCGGGACAACTCTATGCACGTGACAAACTGTACTATGTAAGTGAGCCCACAGAGGAAGTCGATCACGTGACATCTGGAGAACAATGCAGTGCACGTGCTGGAAGGCTGCTACAGGCAAACACTACAGTATCTAATGCTTCATCAGTAATCAAAGAATTGAACCTTACTGCTAATAGATCATACTGGTTAGAAG gtagcgTCCCGACATACTTAAGCACAAACTCCTGTCTTCTGCTATCCAACGCGGCTACCATTATGGCGGTCGGATGCCAACAAAGACATAACTACATCTGTGAAATAGACATGTCGTTTTTATACACCATTTCGGCAACCAGATCTACAGACTATAGAATGATCCATTCATCTAGTACCAACTCCGGCATTTCTGACCATACGTCTGGTTTCCAACTTCAGACGTCGTACATGTATCATTACAAACCGAGTATTACTGACATTGACCGGCATGTCAGTGATTCGCTATCTTACCGTACTATTTCTTCGACAAAGTTCCTTCCTGTTTCTACGGAAGAACACATTTTACATTCACCGACCCCAACTTACAGAAGTGTTTCACCGACAGCCAGCCAGACGCAGCCCGTTGTTGACTTACATACAAGCACGCCCATGACCAATCAACACACAGCAAGTTTAAACGCTCAAACTTTAGTTTCAGGGAACCCAAACTATACACAACTCATATGTAACAGATATTGTTCTTCCCTGGACATCTCCGAGCTTCTTCACATGATCAGGAATAGATCTACCGCAGGGGCTGTTCACAGCAATACATATATAATGAATGACTCCTTGGCTGTGAACGCCAAGGAGACCGGTAAAGCCAGACGGAGACTTACCAGTGCCATGGATTCGCGGACCTCATCAAGGGCCATCGGAGGGTTGGCAGTGTTTATAATCATATTAGTACCTGTATGTGTCATTTTGATGGATCTACCGTTACTTATAAAGCTTTGGACTTGTTTCAAATCAAGACATTAA